Proteins encoded by one window of Salmonirosea aquatica:
- a CDS encoding SDR family NAD(P)-dependent oxidoreductase: MARIFITGSADGLGQLAAQQLVSEGHQVVLHARNKARGQDAMNQVPGAETVLTADLSNTEETKQLAADVNTLGKFDAVIHNAGVYRAPGELIAAVNTLAPYILTSLIHPPKRLVYLTSGMHTGGQARLKQLSTDLSAISYSDSKLQVLMLSQAVARLWPNVYANAVNPGWVPTKMGGVGAPDSLEKGYRTQTWLATSDEAEALVSGRYFFHQKEKSFAPAASDVSLQEEILTVCEQLTGIHFPAELTK; the protein is encoded by the coding sequence ATGGCGCGAATATTCATTACCGGATCGGCAGACGGGCTGGGACAGTTGGCCGCTCAGCAATTGGTGAGCGAAGGGCATCAGGTAGTGTTGCACGCCCGCAACAAGGCGAGAGGGCAGGACGCAATGAACCAGGTACCCGGAGCCGAAACGGTACTAACGGCGGATTTGTCCAATACAGAAGAAACGAAGCAATTAGCGGCGGATGTCAATACTTTGGGAAAGTTCGACGCCGTGATTCATAATGCGGGAGTTTATCGGGCTCCCGGCGAATTGATTGCGGCGGTCAATACGCTGGCACCCTACATTCTGACCAGCCTGATTCATCCGCCCAAGCGGTTGGTTTATCTGACTTCGGGAATGCACACAGGCGGACAGGCCAGGTTAAAACAATTAAGTACTGACTTAAGCGCAATCAGCTATTCCGACTCCAAGCTGCAGGTACTTATGCTAAGCCAGGCCGTGGCTCGCTTGTGGCCCAACGTGTACGCCAATGCCGTCAATCCGGGATGGGTACCTACCAAAATGGGCGGGGTAGGTGCGCCCGACAGTCTGGAAAAAGGCTACCGGACGCAAACCTGGCTGGCCACCAGCGATGAGGCTGAAGCGCTGGTGAGCGGCCGGTACTTTTTCCATCAAAAAGAAAAGTCGTTTGCCCCCGCAGCCAGCGATGTTTCATTGCAGGAAGAGATCCTTACGGTTTGCGAGCAGCTAACGGGTATT